Proteins from one Burkholderia oklahomensis C6786 genomic window:
- a CDS encoding ankyrin repeat domain-containing protein, with product MKSIKYLSKQRTMGAVLRTLAVAAGLGALAAASAHAESLDGIVKAVKFDDIKDISKQLKNGLDPNTVAPNGDPLIVVAAREKSDQVAAALAAAPNVDLDKEDKAGENALMLAALNGDLQLVKLLVDKGAEVSKKGWAPLHYAATNGNDDVVKYLLDKSAYIDAASPNGTTPLMMAARGNHGSTVTLLLDQGADPALKNQLGITALEFAKHYNAPDATAILSKRTVRIGDAPAPNAQKSAK from the coding sequence ATGAAGTCGATCAAATACTTGTCGAAACAGCGCACGATGGGCGCCGTGCTGCGCACGCTCGCGGTCGCGGCCGGGCTCGGCGCGCTCGCGGCGGCGTCCGCGCACGCGGAGTCGCTCGACGGGATCGTGAAGGCCGTCAAGTTCGACGACATCAAGGACATCTCGAAGCAGCTGAAGAACGGCCTCGACCCGAACACGGTCGCGCCGAACGGCGATCCGCTCATCGTGGTCGCCGCGCGCGAGAAGTCCGATCAGGTCGCCGCCGCGCTCGCCGCCGCGCCGAACGTCGATCTCGACAAGGAAGACAAGGCGGGCGAGAACGCGCTGATGCTCGCCGCGCTGAACGGCGATCTGCAGCTCGTGAAGCTGCTCGTCGACAAGGGCGCCGAGGTGAGCAAGAAGGGCTGGGCGCCGCTCCATTACGCGGCGACGAACGGCAACGACGACGTCGTCAAGTACCTGCTCGACAAGTCCGCGTACATCGACGCCGCGTCGCCGAACGGCACGACGCCGCTGATGATGGCCGCGCGCGGCAACCACGGCTCGACCGTCACGCTGCTGCTCGACCAGGGCGCCGATCCCGCGCTGAAGAACCAGCTCGGCATCACCGCGCTCGAGTTCGCGAAGCACTACAACGCGCCGGACGCGACCGCGATCCTGTCGAAGCGTACGGTGCGCATCGGCGATGCGCCAGCGCCGAATGCGCAAAAGAGTGCAAAATAA